A section of the Amycolatopsis sp. AA4 genome encodes:
- a CDS encoding beta-ketoacyl synthase N-terminal-like domain-containing protein, translating into MTASATSVITAWETYSPLGHGAQAHLSGLREGDGKRAAVADFDVREILGKKGTRAMDRAAGLAVATTGLLLDKIGRERYAADDLGLVLGANDGVQSAMEFLRDTWTRDKPYDVDPAHVPRTLMNFAAGQCAIWHGIKGPNTTICGSHATGLLTLNYARRMHGNGHAKAVVWGAVEELSPGRRAVEAARSAGSDPAEGCVMFLLEAPEAVGGDRRALAEVLAVDFGVYPEPDGMQSALAASLRRALRKAGVDAGEVGAVVPAASPSRGARERAAVGEVLPDAQVRTRSAERFGDTGAASAAYQLVELLAEPGEPGRIGVVTTSDAEGRVGCAVFRSC; encoded by the coding sequence ATGACCGCTTCAGCCACTTCGGTGATCACCGCGTGGGAGACGTATTCCCCGCTGGGGCACGGCGCGCAGGCCCACCTTTCCGGCCTGCGCGAAGGCGACGGGAAGCGCGCCGCGGTCGCGGACTTCGACGTGCGCGAGATCCTCGGCAAGAAAGGGACGCGGGCGATGGACCGGGCCGCGGGACTCGCGGTCGCGACGACCGGCCTGCTGCTGGACAAGATCGGCCGCGAGCGGTACGCGGCGGACGACCTCGGCCTGGTCCTGGGGGCCAACGACGGGGTCCAGAGCGCGATGGAGTTCCTCCGCGACACGTGGACCCGGGACAAGCCCTACGACGTCGACCCGGCGCACGTGCCGAGGACCCTGATGAACTTCGCCGCCGGGCAGTGCGCGATCTGGCACGGGATCAAGGGACCGAACACGACGATCTGCGGCAGCCACGCGACCGGGTTGCTGACCTTGAACTACGCGCGCCGGATGCACGGCAACGGGCACGCGAAAGCGGTCGTCTGGGGCGCGGTGGAGGAGCTGTCGCCCGGCCGGCGCGCGGTCGAGGCGGCCCGCTCGGCCGGGTCGGACCCGGCCGAGGGCTGCGTGATGTTCCTGCTCGAAGCGCCCGAAGCCGTCGGCGGCGACCGCCGTGCGCTGGCCGAGGTCCTCGCGGTGGACTTCGGGGTCTACCCCGAACCGGACGGGATGCAGTCCGCGCTCGCCGCCAGCCTCCGCCGGGCCTTGCGGAAAGCGGGGGTCGACGCGGGCGAGGTCGGTGCGGTCGTGCCCGCGGCTTCGCCGAGCCGCGGCGCTCGGGAACGCGCGGCCGTCGGCGAGGTCCTGCCGGACGCGCAGGTGCGCACGAGGAGCGCGGAACGCTTCGGCGACACCGGGGCGGCTTCGGCCGCGTACCAGCTCGTCGAACTGCTGGCGGAACCGGGAGAACCGGGCCGGATCGGCGTGGTGACCACGTCGGACGCGGAAGGACGGGTGGGATGCGCGGTCTTCCGGAGCTGCTGA
- a CDS encoding MaoC/PaaZ C-terminal domain-containing protein: MRGLPELLTPFEWRFARVGPDTVRTSVDSNSAVFAGHFPERPVVPGVCLIDLVRQAAAELGFPVPPGLDVARARFVDAVRPGDELETTVSAGPDGQLTGAVRRRGEPVCQIRFAAP, from the coding sequence ATGCGCGGTCTTCCGGAGCTGCTGACGCCGTTCGAGTGGCGGTTCGCCCGGGTCGGCCCGGACACGGTGCGAACCAGCGTCGACTCGAACTCCGCGGTTTTCGCCGGCCACTTCCCGGAGCGGCCGGTCGTGCCCGGCGTATGCCTGATCGACCTGGTGCGCCAGGCCGCCGCGGAACTGGGATTTCCGGTGCCGCCCGGGCTTGACGTCGCGCGGGCCCGGTTCGTCGACGCGGTGCGGCCGGGCGACGAGCTGGAGACGACCGTCTCCGCGGGACCGGACGGGCAGCTGACCGGCGCCGTGCGCAGGCGGGGCGAGCCCGTCTGCCAGATCCGGTTCGCCGCGCCGTGA
- a CDS encoding 3-hydroxyacyl-ACP dehydratase FabZ family protein produces the protein MTGLHDLLPHRDPMLLLDEITAVEPGVRLAARWTVAADRPWCRNGAAPYLLLESWLQASAALACWESPQADGEVLVAGLRDVRAVRGAAPGEAIEHRVELVRGVTGSAICAGTALIGDETVLSVGQATIGFGNRTGR, from the coding sequence GTGACCGGCCTGCACGACCTGCTTCCGCACCGCGACCCGATGCTGCTGCTCGACGAGATCACGGCGGTCGAGCCCGGCGTCCGGCTGGCGGCGCGCTGGACGGTCGCGGCGGACCGGCCGTGGTGCCGGAACGGGGCCGCGCCGTACCTGCTGCTCGAGTCGTGGCTGCAGGCGAGCGCGGCGCTGGCGTGCTGGGAATCCCCGCAGGCGGACGGAGAAGTGCTCGTCGCCGGGCTGCGCGACGTGCGGGCGGTGCGCGGCGCGGCGCCCGGCGAGGCGATCGAGCACCGCGTGGAACTGGTGCGCGGCGTGACCGGGTCGGCGATCTGCGCGGGCACGGCCTTGATCGGCGACGAGACAGTGCTGTCCGTCGGACAGGCGACAATCGGTTTCGGGAACAGGACGGGACGATGA